A stretch of DNA from Eschrichtius robustus isolate mEscRob2 chromosome 12, mEscRob2.pri, whole genome shotgun sequence:
ACCTCCTGTGACAGGAGGAGGAACAGGCCTCTCATAGGGAAACGGGAGATAGGGTTTCCAGATTTCCCCCATAGCCTTGGATGGTTGTGAGTTCAGAGTCACGTGTTACAAAGCAGGGAGGTCCATCTGGGTGGGTGTCAGCCAGAGAGGGCCTCACCTTGATGTCCCTCCCCTACCCCAAATACAAGTTCTGCAGTTGGGCTCTGAGGGTCCAGGGCCTCCAAGGCCACCCTTCATGGATGAGCCGATGACCAGGGAGAGTCGAGTTGGAGTTGCAGTACCTGATCACACAGCAGACATAGGGCTGTTACCTCTGAGAGACCTTAtagagagaaaatgaagagaagaaagatTCTCTGTTGGACAGGGGAAGAAACAGCCACAACATGCCTCAGGGACAGACCTCCTCAAGGCCACATCGGGCTGGGACTTGGAGTATAACCCCGGCAGCACCCTTGGGTCTGTGTCCATAACCTTGTGGCTACGAAGCCAGATTCCTTAAGTCCTGGCTTCATCACTTAACTTGCTTTGCGGCCTTGGGCAGATTACTCCACCTTCAGTATGTCAGTTTacatgtctataaaatggggacaacaacaggtttttgttcgtttgtttttaataatttgccttttattcttttttttttaatttatttattttatttatttatgtttggctacgttgggtgtttgttgctgcgcatgggttttctctagttgcatcaagcaggggctactctctgttgcagtgcgcgggcttctcattgaggtggcttctcttgttgggagcatgggctctaggcacgcgggcttcagtagttgtggctcgcgggctctagagtgcaggctcagcagttgtggcacatgggcttagctgcaccgcggcacttgggatcttcctggaccagggcgtgaacccgtgtaccctgcattggcaggcggattcttaaccactgcgccaccagggaagcccaacaacagGTTTAAATGGGTTAATATGTGCTCAGCCCCGTGCCTACATAGAGTGGGCACTCAGTAAGTGTGAGCTGCTACTTCTGTTACTGTTAATCTGCCAAAAAGTGTCCCAAAAGGGATTGCCTGAAAGAGAAAGGCTCCTTCCTCAACATGGCTCATTTTATACAAGTTTCCGGCACCACATCCAGCATCTATGGAGTGATCGGATGTGTCCCttaaataaaaattcatcaaAAATCTAGTAGTAGATTCCAAACCCAGTGCATTGTCCTAAAAGCAGCTTTCAGTAGGAAATGAATAGCTCAGGAATGAAAGACAATAAGTGGACTAGGCTTTGCATTACttaggagagaggaggaaaatcTGTTCAAAGGCAAACAAGAGGAAGTAAAACAAtgtgaaaagagaaaattaaacccaAATCGGAAACCGGCAGGTTTGAGGCGCCCCAACTCCTCCAGCTCTTTTCCAGATCACAGCCGTGCAGTGGAGCGAGGGCAGAGCCTTTCCCCAGGACCCTTCTCAGGGCCCTCGCCCCTCACGCCCTCTTTCTGTCCCCAGCTGGCACGCCATCATCGTAGATGGACACAGCGTGGAGGAGCTGTGCAAGGCCTTCGGGCAGGTCAAGAACCAGCCAACGGCCATCATTGCCAAGACCTTCAAGGGTCGAGGCATCACAGGTCTGTATGCTCGAGTCTCCTTCCACCCACCACCCCGGGACTGGGCCCTGCGGCTGACTGAAGAGGGGGGGGTTAGGAGGCGTGCCTCTGAGAGCCCGCGTCGGGGGTTGAGCCAGCCCCTTGTTTCCTCAGCGGAGTGCACCCAGTccagggaagggggagcaggAGACTAGCTGGGCCgtgtggctgagctgggatttaGACCCTGGTTTGGCTGGTCTCGACTGGGGGTCATGTGTaggcaggaggagagggaggacttGGAAAGGACTGTGGGTAAGGAGAGAGGACACTCCCTGCCTGGCATCTGCAGAGCGACCTTGACAGCTCCAGCTGTCTGCCCTGAGCCGAAGGGCTGTTGCAGGGAGCCCCAGGAAAGCCTGGGGAGACCTAGATTCTTCCCTAGGAGGCAAGCGGGGTACCCCTCATGCAATGGAAAAGTGATTCCAGAGGCCTGTGTGGGTGGGCAGCCCAGGAGGGTCTGGAAGATGGTTCCTGTGCCTGGCCTGAGAGCCATGCAGACATAAGTCCCTCCCTAGCACCTAGGCCCAGGCTCCAGACCCTTGCTTGGGGCTGGGATGGCCCTTGCCCATTGTAAAGATGGGAAGATGGGGCTAGAAGTGGCCAGGGACTTGCCCAGGGATACAGGGAGTCTGGCACTAAAAGAGCCAACTGCCCGCTCTGGGCTGGCTTCACTGTGCCACGTGCCCGGCTCTCCCCCTGCCCACCAGGGGTCACGTCCCCCTCTGCCTGTGTGGACTTGAGGTAAATGAGGATATTCACTGGTATCTGGGAAGAAGTGTACAGCTCTGGAACCTTCTGGGAGAGGACTCTGGGATACAGTCATGACCTCAGTGCTGCTGATGCTGACCCCTCAGGTGTTACCACCACGTGGGCTCTGGAAACCTCATAGCTCCTGGGGGCTGCTTGGGAGGGTTAGTCCTTGGCTTTCTCCAGGCTGTGGTGACATCTGAGGTGACCTTAGAGGAGAGGGTTATTAAGCCTCACTGGTCCCCACACAGCCAGATGCCACGGTGGGGGATGCACCTGGGGGCTTACAGAGCCCCGTCTGCTGCTCACTGATGCATAGGTGACCTTGGCGGTGCTCCCCCTGCCctaggcctcagcttcctctcccAGCCTATTCAACAAATTGAGTGTGATTTCTACAGCAGACCCCACGCTGTGCAggcttggggtggggaggtgatGCAAGGGGAACGGGATGGGGTGGCATGCCAGCAACATTCATCTACCACAcatgccccctccccactgggaGCTCCTGGGGGACTGGGCCTCTACTCAACGGGGGCCTGCAGTTGAGTGCTGGTCACCATGGTCCTCCTTCCCTGACCCCCATGGTGGCCTGCCCTTGACGTGTGGAGGGTTAGGCCCCCTCGAGCAGCTTCCTGGCCCTCTGGGAGCTTTCACCTTACCTGTCCCTCTGCCCTCCTATGTTGTACCCATAGGGATAGAAGATAAGGAGTCTTGGCATGGGAAGCCCCTCCCCAAAAACATGGCTGATCAGATCATCCAGGAAATCTACAGCCAGATCCACAGCAAAAAGAAGATCCTGGCGACACCCCCGCAGGAGGACACCCCCTCAGTGGACATCACCAACATCCGaatgcccaccccacccagctACAAAGTTGGGGACAAGGTACCCAGTTGGCCCTCACTTTTCTGGACCGGTTGGGCTAGGGTGGCACCGGTTCTCTGGTTCCCCAGGGGTGGGGCcgggaaagagaagagaggttAGATTAGTTGGGGGTCAGGAGGAACCCTGAGATGTTGCTCCTGCCAGTTCTTTCATGGGGCCAGCCAGCTCTGGAATTATTTACatgcagaggctcagagagggcaagggTTTGCCCATAGTCACACAGCAAGCTACTGGGATCAAAGCTGACAGCTTCTGAGTCCCCCCCAGCCCCGGTCCATCATGGCCTTGGCCTGCGCTCAGGACTCCCCCACTTCTGGCCAGGCAAAGGCAAAGGGCAGGCCTGCCCGGCTCTGGGCACTCCCCCTTGTGGACCCATCATTGTCACCTGAGTCAGGCTTTCTGACTCCCAGGCCCTCAGTGTATTCTCGTGCAGAGTAGGGCGAGTTCACAGGCCTCTGTCACAGGGCTGGGGAAATGGGGGTGTTAGGACATCTTTTCCAGCTCAGATGGTTCATAGCCGGGCTGGAGACAAGAGGCTGCACCCAAGACATTCATCGTTTTAAGTTCTTACTGGCAACCTTACAGAAGTTTCCACAGGGCCATATGCTGCTGGGCTTCCTGTTTTTACCCTTTTCCGCCCTGGTGGAAGCTGTGGCCCAGAGGCTGAGCTGGGCTCCAGGCCACATACCCCCCGAGGTGCTCAGCCTTCCCACTCTCCTCCCTACAGATAGCCACCCGCAAGGCCTATGGGCAGGCCCTGGCCAAGCTGGGCCACGCCAGCGACCGCATCATCGCCCTGGACGGGGACACCAAGAATTCCACCTTCTCAGAACTCTTCAAAAAGGAGCACCCAGACCGCTTCATCGAGTGCTACATTGCTGAGCAGAACATGGTGGGTGCAGCTGGGGTCTGAGAGGTGCAGGGGCAGGGCTGAACCCCTTCTGTTCCCTTGAGCAGCCGTGTTTGGCACTGCCAGGTGCCTGCTAGGCCCTAGAAACAGCTAGGACCCAGCATTGACCCTTGACCTCAAGTAACTGGTGGCAGGGGGGTGTTGTGACACCCAAGGGCTGGGTGAGTGCACACGGCGGAGCTGAGCAGGGGATGCTGCGCGCAGGCCAGGCATTGTGGTGGATGGGCTTTCTCGGGGGGTAAAGGGCCCTCCAGGTGGAAGGGCAGGCACAGCCAGGAGGCTGGAACTAGCAGCCAAAGTCCGCTGGGCCCTTTTATGCACAAGGCTTTGGCCCTTGCCACCCTGTGGAATACAGAGATGAGAGAACTTTGTGGACCCCTGCCATGCACACAGTTGGGTTAACAGCTCCTAGTCAGGATCTATGGTTGTTAAATAAGGAACAGTGTTTTGTCCTGTTTTTCAAAATATCCTGGCCGAGGAGCCCAGTCTGGCCTGCAGGCTTCTAGGAACTGGGAGCTTCCTCCCCCTGGAGACCACCTGACTCTGTTGCATCCAGAGTTCTTCTTCAACCTGAAGTTGTCTCTGGCTTCCAGCCTTGGCAGCTGGAGGGTCCGGGGAGGGTggtggctggggaaggagggctCCTGTCAGCTGGTGGGTTTCAGAGCTGTGGAGGTGATGCCAATTTAGAACCAGTGCCTGCACTCAGTGCTTCTGGGCCAGGATTTGGGGCCTGGGGCCTCTGGGCATACAGAGGGGTTGCGAGGGCTGGTCTCTGCAGAGGCCTTGGGGTGGCAGGGAGATGGTGGAGGAGACTTGCAGAGGCCTGGGAAGGATGGACCATCCATGCCCAAGCTTACTAGCCTGCTCTGTGAAAGGCTTTGCTTGTTGCTAGAAAAGTGTTCCCCAGGACAGTGATCTTAAGAGAACTTGTGAAATTACTATTTCAAGTTGAAGGAGTTTGGAAACAGACTGTGGAGTCAGTGGGTGCACAGGATCACTTGCATGGGAGGAGGAGAATTAACAGTTACTAGGATGACGGAACCCTCACCTCCCAAGAGGTGGGCCCTGGGGGTCCTGGGCCCCCTGGCCACCCTCTCCCTCCTCGGGGCTGACACCACCCACTCTGCCCCCAGGTGAGCATCGCCGTGGGCTGTGCCACACGTGACAGGACGGTGCCCTTCTGCAGCACCTTTGCAGCCTTCTTTACACGGGCCTTTGACCAGATTCGCATGGCAGCCATCTCCGAGAGCAACATCAACCTCTGTGGCTCGCACTGCGGTGTGTCCATCGGTAAGGAGCTGCGGCCGCGTGCTCACGCCTTGTGACCTCCccggagttctttttttttttttttttttttgctttttcccacacataaacatttattaaacattttgagTATTACACACAAtttgcttcttttacttagcaatttttggcatttttctgtcagtacttcattctttttaactgctACAGATTTACATTTTATAGACATATTGGTTAGTTATTTATTAATCAACATTTGGGCTGCTTCCAAGTTTGAAAAAGAAAGTTGCAACAGATACTCTTGGGTCCATTTCTTTGTTCAGGATTAATTTCCAGAAGTGGAAGTTCTGGGTTCAAACCCAGAATACTTCGAATTTTAATTGATATTGCTAACCTACACTCTAAaaaggttgtaccaatttataaggcagaaaatgctattttttttggATACTTCATCTAAATCTTTGCTAACGTGATGGGtaaaacatgttttaattttcattttttaattctgtGAAGTTTAGTTTCTAACTTACTAATTTTGGTTTCTAGCAATATTCATTCTTAATTTTTACCtctttgactttttaattttagccattatgCTTGATATTAGGTTATTCTTTTTTGTAAAGAGCAGCCAGTTCTTGTTCTATCGTTGTAACATCCCACGCAATCTGATTGAAGGTCAGAAACAAAGTTTTCTAAGGTCTCAGACCTTCTCCTTTAACCACCAAAAAGGTAGTCTCGTACCTGCCTCTTTACTATCTCTGTGGAATATCCTGGAGTTTTCAACTTACTGACTCCTAGTCTGAGTgaacagaatttttttcaaaagtgtgATATAAAGTAATTCACAGTCCCTCTTTTGATCTAATTTTAATAACTGAATGCTAGCTCTTCTGTTTATAATCCATTTCTGACCTTTGGACCCATCTGCCTAGCTCCTAACTCTATAGGCTCTGGTTTCAACTCATGCTACCAGGGGACTCTGCCACTTTGGGCTGTCTTGGTAGATATTCTACCCTAGGCAGGTGCTGGTCACCTATTCTTGACTCTTGATGGGCATTCAGGCAGTTACAGCAGGAAATGTTTCACAAATGGTATCTGATACAGTGTAGTTAAGATTAATGGGGAATAAAAGTACTTTGCTTAGAAATAATTATCCATAGATCTAAAGTCAACAAAAGTCTCCAcaacaaaaaatacataatttttttgggggggtgaggAGGAGGCTTGAAATAGATCAGAAATCACTTTCACATTAATTGTTCTTTTTATATACTTCAAATTTGTACTTAATGCCTTTCTCCTCCTGGACATCAGAAGGAACACCTGGATATCCTATAAACGGAACTGCCTTCCACTATCCAAACCATGTCCACTTTATTTGTTAATTCTGGTTGCTCAATAAGTTTTAAGGCATCATCCAGACTTTTAGCAAGAAAATGAGCTCCCTGTGGAGGTTCCTTGAGTTCTCTACTGAGAACTATATTAATGCTGTCCTTTAAAGGTCGATTCTTCTCTGGAATGGAGATCCAGGTTTTCCCACCCATAATCACCAAATTCTGTTTACCTGAGCGGGGGCCAGGGCAGGTCCCCATTCTTGCCGATGCCCATGTTCTGGGACACAGCGACAATGCAGTTTAGCAGATGAACCATGACGGTGGCAGAAAACACTTCCGAGCTAGCATGTCACACTAACACGGGGATAGCCCGCCAGCTTGGCGCGAAATTCTGTCCCCGGACTTCTGAAACAGGGTTTGGGGCCAGGATTCCATTCCACGCATGAGGTCGTACTTCAGCATATCCTTTCCCACACCCCAGGGGAAGATGGGCCCTCCCAGATGGCCCTGGAAGATCTGGCTCTGTTTCGGTCTGTCCCCATGTCAACCGTCTTTTACCCAAGCGATGGGGTGTCTACGGAGAAGGCAGTGGAATTAGCAGCCAATAGAAAGGTGGGTCACTTGACTGTTCTTTCTTCAGCTGGCAGCTAGCGCTTCCCTAAAGGAACAGGAAGGGAGGCCAGCATGCAGGCCCAGAGCTGGTCATTTGCTGCCCCAGAGTGGTGTCTCCTGACCTTGCACTGGTGTTGTGGCTTGGAGGAGTTAGACCAGGAAAAATGAAATACACACCACCCTTCCTGCTGcgtggcagacattgctaattgaACACCGTTGTCTTTCACCACTGAGCATCCTGACAGCCCCTGCCAATCCAGCAGTTGATGCCTGTCTGCCCTCCCTGAGTTGGATTCTCCAAGACAGAATGAACTGAGTCCTGAACAAGAGCCACGCTGCCATTGACTGGAATGTCTCACGTGGTTCTCgttcctctgagggcagggggcgAGCCACAGcactctggggtggggggtggagggggtgcaTGCAGTCATTGGAGGCCAGTCTACCTGATGGAGAAGTTATCTTCCATCTGGGGCTTGGGGCTGGCTCTCACGCAGGAGTAATATTTGGAGAGGCACGTGCTGCAGAGGAAAGACTCCAGTCCTCAAGGTTGGAAGTCCTGCGTCCTGAaatcctcagttattctgtttcaTTCCAGGGCATCTGCTTCATCCGAACCAGCCGCCCAGAAAACGCCATCATCTACAACAACAATGAGGATTTCCAAATCGGACAGGCCAAGGTCAGTGTGGTTTATGCCCCAGTGAGACCCCATAGAGCGAGCCTGAGGTCAGGACCCACCCCAGTCTACCAGTCCCTGAGCCTCACTGGCCCCCATGTTGCCCCCAGGTGGTCCTGAAGAGCAGGGACGACCAGGTGACTGTGATCGGGGCTGGGGTGACCCTGCATGAGGCCTTGGCTGCTGCTGACCTGCTAAAGAAAGGTAAGGAGGGCGGGACCCACAAAGTCTTAGATGGGGTGCTAACTGCAGACCCGGTCTTGGGTGAAGAAAAATCTCATCTAATTAAATGATGAGAGTATTACTAAAAGCCAGGCTGGGAGcacttcctgtgtgcccagcatgGTGGCCAGATCAGAGGCCCTGGAGCCTGAATCTACTTAGCTGGCTTCTAATTAAGTATGTTATTCAGCATCATTGTGCCTCGTTTCCCCATCCATGATGGAGGTACTATCACCTTCCCCATGGGGCTGTCCTGAGGATTTAATAAACGTGACCT
This window harbors:
- the TKT gene encoding transketolase, which translates into the protein MEAYHKPDQQKLQALKDTANRLRISSIQATTAAGSGHPTSCCSAAEIMAVLFFHTMRYKAMDPRNPHNDRFVLSKGHAAPILYAVWAEAGFLPEAELLNLRKISSDLDGHPVPKQAFTDVATGSLGQGLGAACGMAYTGKYFDKASYRVYCMLGDGELSEGSVWEAMAFAAIYKLDNLVAILDINRLGQSDPTPLQHQMDVYQKRCEAFGWHAIIVDGHSVEELCKAFGQVKNQPTAIIAKTFKGRGITGIEDKESWHGKPLPKNMADQIIQEIYSQIHSKKKILATPPQEDTPSVDITNIRMPTPPSYKVGDKIATRKAYGQALAKLGHASDRIIALDGDTKNSTFSELFKKEHPDRFIECYIAEQNMVSIAVGCATRDRTVPFCSTFAAFFTRAFDQIRMAAISESNINLCGSHCGVSIGEDGPSQMALEDLALFRSVPMSTVFYPSDGVSTEKAVELAANRKGICFIRTSRPENAIIYNNNEDFQIGQAKVVLKSRDDQVTVIGAGVTLHEALAAADLLKKEKINIRVLDPFTIKPLDKKLILDSARATKGRIVTVEDHYCEGGIGEAVASAVVGEPGVTVTRLAVSQVPRSGKPAELLKMFGIDKDAIAQAVRGLVTKA